A DNA window from Setaria viridis chromosome 2, Setaria_viridis_v4.0, whole genome shotgun sequence contains the following coding sequences:
- the LOC117844502 gene encoding pentatricopeptide repeat-containing protein At4g32430, mitochondrial, giving the protein MPLRRLPCPARATPKSHALSTAAACHPFAETPRRPTASSATPLAALRGRLLAGLPVSPTAFSAVVARSDPNTLPALHGLAVASGLHAFAPVTNSLAARYAKAGSFPAASWVFATALERDASSYNTILSAIPDPEDALAFAARMLRSGDVRPDAVTFTVALSLSASRGELGFVRQLHALASRAGQAADVFVCNALVTAYSRGGSLDAARKMFDQMPARDLVSWNAMVCGLTQDGDCPAEVIRVFLRMLKDGGARPDRISVCSVIPACGSEGELELGRQIHGFAMKLGVEGHVSIGNVLVAMYYKCGSPGCARKLFELMGERDVISWTTMISMDGDDAVALFNGMRRDRVAPNEVTFVAMLSAMPGDCPAREGQMIHAVCLKTGVSNKAAAANSLITMYAKLQCMDDARMVFNLTPHPEIIAWNALISGYAQNEKCEDALEVFSSMVKSMKPNETTFASVLSAVTSVETVPMAYGQMYHCQTLKLGLGTSEYVSGTLIDLYAKRGSLEESWKAFSETIHRSLIAWTAIISANSKHGNSDAVISLFNDMVRSGIAPDGVVLLSVLTACRYSGFVSLGREIFNSMAAKHGADLWPEHYACVVDMLGRAGRLEEAEELMLQMPSGPSISALQSLLGACRIHGNTDIGERIAGVLTETEPTESGAYVLLSNIYAEKGDWGAVATVRRQMRERGVKKEVGFSWVDAGGVGDSLHLHKFSSDDTSHPRTEEIYRVAEGLGWEMKFLKNCLQVEMECLV; this is encoded by the coding sequence ATGCCACTGCGGCGGCTGCCTTGCCCCGCACGCGCGACGCCCAAATCACACGCGCTctccaccgctgccgcctgccaCCCGTTCGCCGAAACTCCCCGCCGGCcaaccgccagctccgccaCGCCCCTCGCCGCCCTACGCGGCCGCCTGCTGGCCGGCCTCCCCGTCTCCCCCACcgcgttctccgccgtcgtcgcgcgcTCCGACCCGAACACCCTGCCCGCGCTCCACGGCCTCGCGGTCGCCTCAGGCCTCCACGCCTTCGCGCCCGTCACCAACTCCCTCGCCGCGCGCTACGCCAAGGCGGGCTCCTTCCCTGCGGCCTCCTGGGTGTTCGCCACCGCGCTCGAGCGGGATGCGAGCTCCTACAATACCATCCTCTCCGCGATCCCCGACCCCGAGGATGCGCTCGCGTTCGCCGCGCGGATGCTCCGCTCCGGGGACGTGCGGCCCGACGCCGTCACGTTCACCGTCGCGCTCTCCCTCTCCGCCAGCCGGGGGGAGCTCGGCTTCGTGCGGCAGCTGCACGCGCTGGCGTCGCGCGCCGGGCAGGCCGCCGACGTGTTCGTTTGCAATGCACTTGTCACGGCGTACTCCCGGGGTGGGTCGCTCGACGCGGCACGGAAGATGTTCGACCAGATGCCGGCGAGGGACCTCGTCTCCTGGAACGCGATGGTCTGCGGACTCACTCAAGACGGCGACTGCCCGGCTGAGGTGATCCGGGTATTCCTTCGGATGCTGAAGGACGGCGGTGCGCGGCCTGACCGGATATCAGTCTGCAGCGTCATCCCGGCTTGCGGCAGCGAGGGGGAGCTCGAGCTTGGCCGGCAAATCCACGGCTTTGCGATGAAGCTGGGCGTGGAGGGGCACGTCTCCATCGGCAATGTGCTCGTCGCGATGTACTACAAGTGCGGCTCTCCCGGCTGCGCCCGGAAGCTCTTCGAGTTAATGGGCGAGCGCGATGTCATCTCATGGACTACGATGATCTCCATGGACGGAGATGACGCCGTTGCATTGTTCAACGGCATGAGGCGAGACAGGGTGGCACCGAATGAGGTCACCTTCGTGGCCATGCTGTCGGCGATGCCAGGAGACTGCCCCGCCAGGGAAGGGCAGATGATCCACGCGGTGTGCCTCAAGACCGGCGTGTCTAATAAGGCTGCAGCAGCAAACAGCCTCATCACCATGTACGCCAAGCTGCAGTGCATGGATGATGCGAGGATGGTCTTCAATCTTACGCCTCACCCGGAGATCATCGCTTGGAACGCTCTGATCTCTGGTTATGCCCAGAACGAGAAGTGTGAGGACGCTCTTGAGGTCTTCTCGTCAATGGTGAAGAGCATGAAGCCCAATGAAACCACGTTCGCCAGCGTCCTCAGTGCAGTGACCTCTGTCGAGACGGTGCCCATGGCTTACGGTCAGATGTATCACTGTCAGACGCTGAAGCTGGGACTTGGCACCAGCGAGTACGTCTCCGGTACTCTCATCGACTTGTACGCGAAGCGAGGCAGCTTGGAGGAGTCCTGGAAGGCGTTCAGTGAGACCATCCACCGAAGCCTCATTGCCTGGACGGCGATCATCTCGGCGAACTCAAAGCACGGGAACTCCGACGCTGTCATCAGCCTCTTCAACGACATGGTACGCTCTGGCATCGCTCCGGACGGAGTGGTCCTGCTCTCTGTCCTCACCGCCTGCCGGTACAGCGGGTTTGTCAGCTTGGGACGGGAGATCTTCAACTCGATGGCCGCCAAGCACGGCGCAGACCTGTGGCCGGAGCACTACGCGTGCGTCGTCGACATGCTAGGCCGGGCGGGGAGGCTGGAGGAAGCCGAGGAGCTCATGCTGCAGATGCCTTCCGGGCCGAGCATCTCGGCTCTGCAGAGCCTGCTGGGGGCCTGCAGGATCCACGGCAACACTGATATCGGCGAGAGGATCGCCGGCGTGCTGACTGAGACGGAGCCCACGGAATCCGGCGCGTACGTGCTGCTGTCCAACATCTACGCCGAGAAGGGCGACTGGGGCGCCGTGGCGACGGTGCGGCGGCAGATGCGGGAGAGGGGCGTGAAGAAAGAGGTCGGGTTCAGCTGggtggacgccggcggcgtcggcgactcGCTGCACCTGCACAAGTTCTCGTCGGACGACACATCGCACCCGCGGACGGAGGAGATATACAGAGTGGCGGAGGGGCTAGGCTGGGAGATGAAATTTTTGAAGAACTGTTTGCAGGTCGAGATGGAATGCCTTGTTTAA